A genomic segment from Triticum dicoccoides isolate Atlit2015 ecotype Zavitan chromosome 1A, WEW_v2.0, whole genome shotgun sequence encodes:
- the LOC119362498 gene encoding interactor of constitutive active ROPs 2, chloroplastic isoform X2 has product MQNSKTRNGSSDAPQRTSPATPRSSRVAKTGGNETDSAGITPTRTPTERSPKVIERRSPRSPVTEKKRPSRLTELESKVNQLQDELKKTKEQLSASEARRRQAQQEADEAKKQGQDASSKLEESQCQLVELSAAEESRLQELRKIQQERDRTWQAELEALQKQQSVDAAALSSALSEIQRLKLQLEATVQSDTARAKQCEHADSELEGLKQEMELRLATIEALKVNVSESDKAAADANAMATEAKLQLETAKATIDTLLAEGVRLQECLRSKDIELSESKARVASLEEDLKKAQAAGNEILNEAQAGNANGGFGSPLTEVLKKSVHPTSDVNGSCGSPDPEIEHLRMALEVAEMRYQEEQTRMTFETKTVYEMLENVKSECTRQVCDIELKLKSKNDELMSAQAALTAKAQEDLHRSDGLSEMQPELEAKLMKSSTDIAELKANMMDKENALQSLAEENETLKSEAGRKEADVQQRYEAAVAELELAKAAEQDVRMRLGYVTEEADKSSRRAARASEQLDAAQAASAEADAELRRLRVQSDQWRKAAEAAAAALAGGGGNNGGRMVERTGSLDTEYNGSIGGKLMGSPFSDDESPKRRNSGVLRRMSGLWKKGPK; this is encoded by the exons ATGCAGAACTCAAAAACCAG GAATGGCTCTTCAGATGCTCCGCAGAGGACGTCTCCAGCAACTCCGCGGTCGTCTCGTGTGGCTAAAACTGGAGGGAATGAAACTGACTCCGCAGGGATCACACCGACAAGAACACCTACAGAGAGGAGCCCAAAGGTCATTGAGCGCCGTTCACCACGGAGCCCAGTTACGGAG AAGAAGCGCCCAAGTAGGCTAACTGAGCTGGAGTCTAAGGTCAACCAGCTCCAAGATGAGCTGAAGAAGACCAAGGAACAGCTGAGCGCATCAGAGGCACGAAGGCGCCAAGCACAGCAGGAGGCCGATGAAGCAAAGAAGCAGGGGCAGGATGCATCGTCGAAGCTGGAGGAGTCGCAGTGCCAGCTTGTCGAGCTCTCAGCAGCAGAGGAATCCCGTCTCCAGGAGCTGCGCAAGATCCAGCAGGAGCGTGACCGCACCTGGCAGGCCGAGCTTGAGGCATTGCAGAAACAGCAGTCGGTGGATGCCGCTGCACTCAGCTCGGCCTTGTCTGAGATCCAGAGGCTGAAGTTGCAGCTGGAGGCGACGGTGCAATCCGATACAGCCCGTGCCAAGCAATGTGAGCATGCGGACTCTGAGCTCGAGGGGCTGAAGCAGGAGATGGAGCTCAGGCTTGCAACGATTGAAGCCCTGAAAGTAAATGTCAGTGAAAGTGACAAGGCTGCAGCTGATGCGAATGCCATGGCAACTGAGGCCAAGCTGCAGCTTGAGACCGCAAAGGCCACCATTGACACACTCCTAGCTGAGGGTGTCCGGTTGCAGGAATGCCTGAGGTCAAAGGACATAGAACTCAGTGAGTCTAAAGCTCGGGTAGCATCGCTTGAGGAAGATCTGAAGAAAGCGCAGGCTGCAGGTAATGAAATTCTGAATGAGGCACAGGCAGGCAATGCCAATGGTGGCTTTGGCAGTCCATTGACTGAAGTTCTGAAAAAGAGCGTGCATCCCACCAGTGACGTCAATGGAAGCTGTGGAAGTCCTGACCCAGAGATTGAGCACTTGCGGATGGCGCTTGAGGTGGCTGAGATGAGGTACCAGGAGGAGCAAACTCGGATGACCTTCGAGACAAAGACCGTCTATGAGATGCTGGAGAATGTGAAGTCCGAGTGCACACGCCAAGTCTGTGATATTGAGCTCAAGCTGAAGAGCAAGAACGACGAGCTCATGTCAGCGCAGGCAGCACTGACAGCCAAGGCGCAGGAGGACCTTCACAGGTCAGACGGGCTGAGTGAAATGCAGCCGGAGCTGGAGGCGAAGCTGATGAAGTCGAGCACAGACATCGCGGAGCTCAAGGCGAACATGATGGACAAGGAGAACGCGCTGCAGAGCCTGGCGGAGGAGAACGAGACCCTCAAGTCGGAGGCGGGCAGGAAGGAGGCCGACGTGCAgcagcggtacgaggcggcggtggcggagctggaGCTGGCCAAGGCGGCGGAGCAGGACGTGCGGATGCGGCTCGGGTACGTGACGGAGGAGGCCGACAAGAGCAGCCGGCGCGCCGCCCGGGCCTCGGAGCAGCTGGACGCCGCGCAGGCGGCGAGCgcggaggccgacgcggagctgcgCCGGCTGCGCGTGCAGTCCGACCAGTGGCGCAAGGCCGCGGAGGCCGCTGCCGCCGCGCTCGCGGGCGGTGGTGGCAACAATGGCGGCCGGATGGTGGAGAGGACCGGGTCGCTGGACACGGAGTACAACGGGTCCATCGGCGGGAAGCTGATGGGGTCGCCGTTCTCGGACGATGAGTCCCCGAAGCGGCGCAACAGCGGCGTGCTGCGGAGGATGAGCGGGCTGTGGAAGAAGGGCCCCAAGTGA
- the LOC119362498 gene encoding interactor of constitutive active ROPs 2, chloroplastic isoform X1 has protein sequence MQNSKTSRNGSSDAPQRTSPATPRSSRVAKTGGNETDSAGITPTRTPTERSPKVIERRSPRSPVTEKKRPSRLTELESKVNQLQDELKKTKEQLSASEARRRQAQQEADEAKKQGQDASSKLEESQCQLVELSAAEESRLQELRKIQQERDRTWQAELEALQKQQSVDAAALSSALSEIQRLKLQLEATVQSDTARAKQCEHADSELEGLKQEMELRLATIEALKVNVSESDKAAADANAMATEAKLQLETAKATIDTLLAEGVRLQECLRSKDIELSESKARVASLEEDLKKAQAAGNEILNEAQAGNANGGFGSPLTEVLKKSVHPTSDVNGSCGSPDPEIEHLRMALEVAEMRYQEEQTRMTFETKTVYEMLENVKSECTRQVCDIELKLKSKNDELMSAQAALTAKAQEDLHRSDGLSEMQPELEAKLMKSSTDIAELKANMMDKENALQSLAEENETLKSEAGRKEADVQQRYEAAVAELELAKAAEQDVRMRLGYVTEEADKSSRRAARASEQLDAAQAASAEADAELRRLRVQSDQWRKAAEAAAAALAGGGGNNGGRMVERTGSLDTEYNGSIGGKLMGSPFSDDESPKRRNSGVLRRMSGLWKKGPK, from the exons ATGCAGAACTCAAAAACCAG TAGGAATGGCTCTTCAGATGCTCCGCAGAGGACGTCTCCAGCAACTCCGCGGTCGTCTCGTGTGGCTAAAACTGGAGGGAATGAAACTGACTCCGCAGGGATCACACCGACAAGAACACCTACAGAGAGGAGCCCAAAGGTCATTGAGCGCCGTTCACCACGGAGCCCAGTTACGGAG AAGAAGCGCCCAAGTAGGCTAACTGAGCTGGAGTCTAAGGTCAACCAGCTCCAAGATGAGCTGAAGAAGACCAAGGAACAGCTGAGCGCATCAGAGGCACGAAGGCGCCAAGCACAGCAGGAGGCCGATGAAGCAAAGAAGCAGGGGCAGGATGCATCGTCGAAGCTGGAGGAGTCGCAGTGCCAGCTTGTCGAGCTCTCAGCAGCAGAGGAATCCCGTCTCCAGGAGCTGCGCAAGATCCAGCAGGAGCGTGACCGCACCTGGCAGGCCGAGCTTGAGGCATTGCAGAAACAGCAGTCGGTGGATGCCGCTGCACTCAGCTCGGCCTTGTCTGAGATCCAGAGGCTGAAGTTGCAGCTGGAGGCGACGGTGCAATCCGATACAGCCCGTGCCAAGCAATGTGAGCATGCGGACTCTGAGCTCGAGGGGCTGAAGCAGGAGATGGAGCTCAGGCTTGCAACGATTGAAGCCCTGAAAGTAAATGTCAGTGAAAGTGACAAGGCTGCAGCTGATGCGAATGCCATGGCAACTGAGGCCAAGCTGCAGCTTGAGACCGCAAAGGCCACCATTGACACACTCCTAGCTGAGGGTGTCCGGTTGCAGGAATGCCTGAGGTCAAAGGACATAGAACTCAGTGAGTCTAAAGCTCGGGTAGCATCGCTTGAGGAAGATCTGAAGAAAGCGCAGGCTGCAGGTAATGAAATTCTGAATGAGGCACAGGCAGGCAATGCCAATGGTGGCTTTGGCAGTCCATTGACTGAAGTTCTGAAAAAGAGCGTGCATCCCACCAGTGACGTCAATGGAAGCTGTGGAAGTCCTGACCCAGAGATTGAGCACTTGCGGATGGCGCTTGAGGTGGCTGAGATGAGGTACCAGGAGGAGCAAACTCGGATGACCTTCGAGACAAAGACCGTCTATGAGATGCTGGAGAATGTGAAGTCCGAGTGCACACGCCAAGTCTGTGATATTGAGCTCAAGCTGAAGAGCAAGAACGACGAGCTCATGTCAGCGCAGGCAGCACTGACAGCCAAGGCGCAGGAGGACCTTCACAGGTCAGACGGGCTGAGTGAAATGCAGCCGGAGCTGGAGGCGAAGCTGATGAAGTCGAGCACAGACATCGCGGAGCTCAAGGCGAACATGATGGACAAGGAGAACGCGCTGCAGAGCCTGGCGGAGGAGAACGAGACCCTCAAGTCGGAGGCGGGCAGGAAGGAGGCCGACGTGCAgcagcggtacgaggcggcggtggcggagctggaGCTGGCCAAGGCGGCGGAGCAGGACGTGCGGATGCGGCTCGGGTACGTGACGGAGGAGGCCGACAAGAGCAGCCGGCGCGCCGCCCGGGCCTCGGAGCAGCTGGACGCCGCGCAGGCGGCGAGCgcggaggccgacgcggagctgcgCCGGCTGCGCGTGCAGTCCGACCAGTGGCGCAAGGCCGCGGAGGCCGCTGCCGCCGCGCTCGCGGGCGGTGGTGGCAACAATGGCGGCCGGATGGTGGAGAGGACCGGGTCGCTGGACACGGAGTACAACGGGTCCATCGGCGGGAAGCTGATGGGGTCGCCGTTCTCGGACGATGAGTCCCCGAAGCGGCGCAACAGCGGCGTGCTGCGGAGGATGAGCGGGCTGTGGAAGAAGGGCCCCAAGTGA